The proteins below come from a single Tepidisphaeraceae bacterium genomic window:
- the pssA gene encoding CDP-diacylglycerol--serine O-phosphatidyltransferase, translated as MTPLRPPIDREKLRQHRRRRFRRHGRRAYVRSVYFLPSLATLGNAICGFGAIYVAGLWIDRGSTDPLTQRFASHAFEYAVYLIFLAMVFDALDGRLARLTRHTTDFGGQLDSLADVISFGAAPAFIALQVFKSADFDVSYPVSRLIWAIGALYLACAALRLARFNVSNEHGEQHHFSFLGLPSPGAGGAVAAFVLMVQQLRVDGFTTLYHIGVGMLPLVVLATGLLMVSDIRYPHVVNRYLRGRRSIPQLIIVVALILLLITKPQYTLGIGLLIYSVWGVWLWAYARIVRRKIVETPPVT; from the coding sequence ATGACCCCACTCCGCCCCCCCATCGATCGCGAGAAGCTCCGCCAGCACCGCCGTCGGCGGTTTCGCAGGCACGGGCGGCGGGCGTACGTGCGCAGCGTCTACTTCCTGCCCAGCCTCGCCACGCTCGGCAACGCCATCTGCGGCTTCGGCGCGATCTACGTCGCTGGCCTCTGGATCGACCGCGGCTCGACCGACCCGCTCACCCAGCGCTTCGCCTCGCACGCGTTCGAGTACGCCGTCTATTTGATCTTCCTGGCGATGGTGTTCGATGCGTTGGATGGCCGGCTCGCAAGACTGACGCGCCACACGACCGACTTCGGGGGCCAGCTCGACAGCCTCGCCGACGTCATCAGCTTCGGCGCCGCCCCGGCGTTCATCGCGCTGCAGGTCTTTAAGAGCGCCGACTTCGACGTCTCCTACCCCGTCAGCCGACTCATCTGGGCGATCGGCGCCCTATACCTTGCCTGCGCGGCGTTGCGCCTCGCCCGCTTCAACGTCTCCAACGAGCATGGCGAACAGCACCACTTCAGCTTCCTTGGCCTGCCCAGCCCCGGCGCGGGCGGCGCGGTGGCGGCGTTCGTGCTCATGGTCCAGCAGCTGCGCGTGGATGGTTTCACAACGCTGTACCACATCGGCGTCGGCATGCTGCCGCTGGTCGTGCTGGCGACGGGCCTGCTGATGGTCAGCGACATCCGGTACCCGCACGTCGTCAACCGCTACCTCCGCGGCCGGCGGTCGATCCCGCAGCTCATCATCGTCGTCGCCCTCATCCTGCTGCTCATCACCAAACCGCAGTACACGCTCGGCATCGGCCTGCTGATCTACAGCGTCTGGGGCGTGTGGTTATGGGCCTATGCGCGCATCGTGCGTCGGAAGATCGTGGAAACGCCTCCGGTGACCTGA